A window from Zingiber officinale cultivar Zhangliang chromosome 7A, Zo_v1.1, whole genome shotgun sequence encodes these proteins:
- the LOC122002018 gene encoding GDSL esterase/lipase At4g10955-like, with product MISQRDVYEISGPVHLTSINWNCPHHQRSVAASLVQGAYVLERDRQLNRQEACAPPWWERFHFEVTRKLIDDADLSIFGAIYKFKPPTNSHGSTVPNPPKFVIVFRGTVTKKESLSRDLKLDLQVLKNHLHQTSRFMIAMQAVRSLVAAFGHQHVWLAGHSLGAAMATLAGKTMAKEGMHLKAFLFNPPFFSAPIERIKNWKVKHGIRIAGSVVTAGLALALKGPSHKCNSFTMLSAWVPCLFVNKSDDICSEYIGYFEHRKKMEEIGAGNIEKLATKNSMKDLFLSAFGVESESLHLLPSANLTVNSSPSPDFKSAHGIHQWWRSDLDCQTKVYLYE from the exons ATGATATCACAAAGGGATGTGTATGAGATATCAGGACCCGTACATCTGACCTCTATAAATTG GAATTGCCCTCATCATCAACGCTCTGTTGCAGCCAGTTTGGTTCAAGGTGCGTATGTCCTGGAACGCGATCGACAGCTGAACCGTCAAGAGGCTTGTGCTCCTCCCTGGTGGGAGAGGTTCCATTTTGAAGTCACCAGAAAGCTAATTGACGATGCTGATCTCTCCATCTTCGGCGCCATTTACAAATTCAAGCCTCCAACAAATTCCCATGGCTCCACAGTTCCTAATCCTcctaaatttgtcattgtgttcagaGGTACCGTCACTAAGAAAGAATCTTTATCTCGCGATCTTAAGTTGGATCTGCAAGTACTAAAAAATCATCTCCATCAAACATCGCGGTTTATGATCGCAATGCAAGCTGTTCGTAGCTTAGTTGCAGCTTTTGGACATCAACATGTATGGCTTGCTGGGCATTCTCTAGGAGCAGCCATGGCAACACTGGCCGGAAAAACCATGGCCAAGGAGGGCATGCACCTTAAGGCTTTCCTCTTCAACCCACCATTCTTCTCGGCACCAATAGAGAGGATCAAAAACTGGAAGGTCAAGCATGGCATTCGCATTGCGGGAAGCGTTGTAACTGCAGGGCTCGCATTGGCACTGAAGGGCCCCAGTCACAAATGCAATTCCTTCACCATGTTGTCAGCCTGGGTGCCATGTCTATTTGTCAACAAGTCCGACGACATCTGTTCGGAATATATTGGCTACTTCGAGCACCGTAAGAAGATGGAAGAAATCGGAGCAGGAAATATAGAGAAGCTGGCGACGAAGAACTCTATGAAAGATTTGTTTCTCAGTGCTTTCGGAGTGGAGTCTGAGTCATTGCATCTTCTGCCATCGGCAAATCTGACTGTGAATTCAAGTCCTTCTCCTGACTTCAAGAGTGCTCATGGAATACATCAATGGTGGAGGTCAGATTTAGATTGTCAAACAAAGGTGTATCTGTACGAGTAA